One window from the genome of Bacteroidota bacterium encodes:
- a CDS encoding SDR family oxidoreductase, translating into MNDQPIVADGIAWITGASHGIGFACAEALGSEGYQIALSGRNRDALEAAQLALTKRGVSSKAFPCDVQSEARVQETYHMIAAEFGSTPHLLLNCAGVSPWTTFTETPLAEFDSVIATNTRGMFLTSREVLPAMYERGSGAIVQLISIAGIKAFKNGAAYVASKFAALGFTNALREEARAHGVRVIAVFPGATETEIWDAEAREQYHDRMMQPEDIAQAIVSALKLPARAMMEELVLRPQLGDL; encoded by the coding sequence ATGAATGATCAACCCATCGTGGCCGATGGCATTGCCTGGATCACCGGCGCCTCGCACGGAATTGGATTTGCCTGCGCTGAGGCGCTTGGCAGCGAGGGCTACCAGATCGCGCTCAGCGGACGCAATCGCGATGCGCTCGAAGCGGCTCAACTCGCTCTGACAAAGCGCGGTGTGTCGTCCAAAGCGTTTCCATGCGATGTCCAAAGTGAGGCAAGAGTCCAGGAGACGTATCACATGATTGCAGCGGAATTTGGCTCGACGCCACACCTTCTCCTCAATTGCGCCGGGGTCTCGCCCTGGACCACATTCACGGAAACCCCTCTGGCGGAGTTCGATTCGGTGATCGCGACGAACACACGCGGGATGTTCCTGACCTCGCGGGAAGTCCTCCCGGCGATGTACGAGCGCGGTTCTGGCGCCATCGTCCAACTCATTTCTATCGCCGGGATCAAGGCATTCAAGAACGGTGCGGCATACGTCGCGAGCAAATTCGCGGCGCTCGGGTTCACGAATGCGCTTCGCGAGGAAGCGCGGGCGCACGGAGTTCGCGTGATCGCTGTTTTTCCGGGCGCGACCGAGACCGAGATCTGGGACGCGGAAGCGCGCGAACAATATCACGACCGTATGATGCAACCAGAGGACATCGCTCAGGCGATCGTCAGTGCGCTGAAGTTGCCAGCTCGCGCAATGATGGAAGAACTTGTGCTGCGCCCGCAGCTTGGAGACCTTTGA
- the rsmI gene encoding 16S rRNA (cytidine(1402)-2'-O)-methyltransferase yields the protein MATLSIISVPIGNSGDITLRAIETLRNATIILCEDLKPARRLLHDLKIEKELLPLNEHTEKTASAEALELLRAGKDLALISDAGTPLVADPGQHLVRLAIANGMRVTAVPGASSILAALAVSGFESSRFNFAGFLPREREERKQAARKLAAREETIVLLEAPYRLAQLLDDLVAGFGEAREACVASELTTDQERVDRGTLLALRDQFRARPFKGEFAVVIQGAQRPGAARRVAARTPHRER from the coding sequence GTGGCAACACTTTCCATCATCTCCGTCCCCATCGGGAACAGTGGCGACATTACGCTTCGCGCGATCGAAACGCTCCGCAACGCAACCATCATCCTTTGCGAGGACCTGAAGCCCGCGCGCCGGTTGCTGCATGACTTAAAGATCGAGAAAGAACTTCTGCCGCTCAACGAGCATACGGAGAAGACGGCCAGCGCCGAGGCGCTCGAACTGCTTCGCGCTGGCAAGGACCTTGCGCTGATCTCGGACGCCGGCACCCCGCTCGTCGCCGATCCGGGACAGCATCTGGTGCGGCTCGCGATTGCGAATGGTATGCGCGTGACCGCTGTGCCCGGAGCGTCGAGCATACTTGCGGCGCTTGCGGTGAGTGGCTTCGAGTCGAGCCGATTTAATTTTGCCGGCTTCCTGCCACGCGAGCGGGAAGAGAGAAAGCAGGCGGCCCGTAAGCTCGCCGCGCGCGAGGAGACGATTGTCCTGCTGGAAGCGCCGTATCGGCTCGCGCAGCTTCTGGATGATCTCGTTGCGGGCTTTGGAGAGGCGCGCGAAGCGTGTGTGGCCTCAGAATTGACCACGGATCAGGAACGCGTTGACCGCGGGACGCTCTTAGCACTGCGTGACCAGTTTCGCGCCCGGCCATTCAAAGGGGAGTTCGCCGTCGTTATCCAGGGCGCGCAGCGCCCGGGTGCGGCACGCCGAGTTGCTGCGCGGACTCCTCATCGCGAGCGTTAG
- a CDS encoding ABC transporter permease subunit, whose amino-acid sequence MSFVRDILSIPRRIGLADLVVFAALGGVLYWLILVSREWSSALQPHSVIHTEFAYLPIYTLYSLSRGLSAYVISLLFTIGYGYTMAHSPRLEKTMLAILDILQSVPVVSFLPELVVVGVYLFPHSYVGLEIASVLTVFTGQVWNMTFAFYHSLKAIPNDLRDASRSFYLSKREQLWKLELPASAIPLVWNSMMSMAGGWFFLSISEAIAFGGKDFKLPGIGSYMSAALSQGNVPAMIGAIVAMGVMILLLDRLLWRPLVIWSRKFRVEELSSEPEGKSFVLDILGRSAFVATMRTWVARRRAHAQEHTEQEFRATRQELDREAFEQKIEEESHVRKGLSLALVGVMGLLLAYGVFELFRVFTRDVTAHQWLVVVGDSGLTLLRTLAAVLLGAAWTIPVGVIIGMNPRYAQRMQPIVQFISSFPAPMFFPIFIFFFEAWGVSIEYGSIFLMLLGTQWYMLFNVIAGASAVPTDLQEMFASYRIPRKMWWWKLALPAIFPAIVTGAITAAGGAWNASIVSEFVQFKDKTYAAHGVGALLSIAYNKGQFALLGAGIFTLCLMVVLLNKFVWRRLYTLAQDRFALNV is encoded by the coding sequence GTGAGCTTCGTCCGCGACATTCTGAGCATCCCGAGACGGATCGGCCTTGCCGATCTGGTCGTGTTTGCCGCGCTCGGCGGAGTGCTCTACTGGCTGATTCTCGTGAGCCGTGAGTGGTCCTCGGCATTGCAGCCACATTCGGTGATCCATACGGAGTTCGCCTATCTTCCGATCTATACGCTCTATTCACTTTCGCGAGGACTCTCGGCTTATGTGATTTCGCTGCTCTTCACCATTGGCTATGGTTACACCATGGCGCACTCGCCCAGATTAGAGAAGACGATGCTCGCAATCCTCGACATCCTGCAGAGCGTACCAGTGGTTAGCTTCCTGCCGGAACTCGTAGTTGTCGGGGTGTACCTGTTTCCGCATTCCTATGTCGGACTTGAGATTGCCAGCGTACTGACTGTCTTTACCGGTCAGGTCTGGAACATGACGTTTGCATTTTATCACTCACTGAAGGCAATTCCAAACGATCTGCGTGACGCGTCGCGAAGTTTTTATCTCAGCAAACGTGAGCAACTTTGGAAGTTGGAGCTTCCGGCGAGTGCAATTCCGCTGGTCTGGAATTCCATGATGTCCATGGCAGGGGGCTGGTTCTTCTTGTCGATCAGCGAGGCGATTGCATTCGGCGGGAAGGACTTCAAACTTCCGGGGATTGGAAGTTACATGTCCGCGGCACTATCGCAGGGGAATGTGCCGGCGATGATCGGCGCGATTGTGGCGATGGGAGTGATGATCTTGCTCCTTGATCGCCTGCTGTGGCGACCCCTCGTCATTTGGAGCCGCAAGTTCCGTGTCGAAGAATTGAGCTCCGAGCCGGAAGGGAAGTCGTTCGTACTCGATATTCTCGGCCGCTCTGCGTTCGTTGCGACGATGCGCACGTGGGTGGCCCGCCGGCGTGCGCATGCACAGGAGCATACCGAGCAGGAATTTCGCGCGACGCGCCAAGAACTCGATCGCGAAGCGTTCGAACAAAAGATCGAAGAAGAGTCGCATGTGCGAAAGGGGCTGAGCTTGGCGCTCGTTGGAGTCATGGGGTTGCTGCTCGCGTATGGCGTATTTGAACTCTTCCGGGTCTTTACCCGCGATGTTACCGCGCACCAATGGCTTGTCGTTGTTGGCGATTCTGGACTCACATTGTTACGCACCCTCGCGGCCGTTCTTCTCGGTGCCGCATGGACGATCCCAGTCGGTGTAATTATCGGGATGAATCCGCGATATGCACAGAGGATGCAGCCGATCGTACAGTTCATCTCGTCCTTTCCCGCCCCGATGTTCTTTCCAATCTTTATCTTCTTCTTCGAAGCCTGGGGTGTTTCGATCGAGTACGGCTCGATCTTTCTCATGCTGCTCGGGACACAATGGTACATGCTGTTTAACGTGATCGCCGGTGCCAGCGCGGTGCCGACCGATCTGCAGGAGATGTTTGCAAGCTACCGGATTCCGCGCAAAATGTGGTGGTGGAAGCTTGCGCTTCCGGCGATCTTTCCCGCCATCGTAACCGGGGCAATCACCGCCGCAGGTGGTGCTTGGAATGCTAGTATCGTCAGCGAGTTCGTCCAGTTCAAAGATAAGACGTATGCCGCGCACGGTGTTGGTGCACTTCTCTCGATTGCATACAATAAGGGCCAGTTCGCATTGCTCGGCGCTGGCATCTTCACGCTATGCCTGATGGTCGTGTTGCTGAACAAGTTCGTCTGGCGCAGGCTCTATACGCTGGCGCAGGACCGCTTCGCGCTGAATGTGTGA
- a CDS encoding cellulase family glycosylhydrolase: protein MEDIYSDGAWFRLTDGRYALLRGICFGPSAKEPPHTPLRSREDWPRFETYVDLLWACGWRVLRLAFIWSALEPTCNPESPEYDESYMASFFEYVDLLIEKGFLIILDLHQDLVGKAYGGSGMPDWVRSDKAADQTLLPNTALWGLNYLFNRHLRRTFTDFWSNDLTNSAVTPPLVHFAVRDRYLDMVERVAEEAATRPGVFGIEIFNEPHPATIESREFEEEILPKFYEGATERIRRHSQQTFALLAPQSDWNVNVGGKEQESYLRMASRDHRAVFAYHYYDSLLTGFGGYIFHDSKRDEYVAAQRAGVASARSKGMAPFLTEFGARQNWMRPVVRRQMNWQYEAIEQALVSATYWNVNLYNTPETFDGFMREDFSLLGVNQEPRNLDIACRPYVMAASAEPVHMQFNIRSKEFELLLRGRPMAGPTVIYVPVEKLHPLQPVHYPGGFELEYSGRHSQSMILNELSITLDPELDMHRIFIRPKS from the coding sequence GTGGAAGATATCTACAGTGATGGGGCGTGGTTTCGGCTCACGGATGGGCGCTATGCGCTCCTGCGTGGGATTTGCTTTGGCCCATCCGCAAAGGAGCCTCCTCATACGCCACTCCGTTCGCGGGAGGACTGGCCGCGCTTCGAAACATACGTCGATCTCCTGTGGGCATGCGGGTGGCGAGTGTTACGACTTGCGTTCATTTGGTCGGCACTCGAGCCAACGTGTAATCCGGAATCGCCGGAATACGATGAAAGTTACATGGCAAGCTTTTTCGAATACGTCGATCTCTTAATCGAAAAGGGCTTCCTGATTATTCTCGATCTTCACCAGGATCTTGTCGGCAAGGCCTATGGTGGTAGCGGCATGCCCGACTGGGTGCGGTCGGATAAAGCCGCCGATCAAACGCTGCTGCCGAATACGGCGCTCTGGGGATTAAACTACCTGTTCAATCGTCACTTGCGCCGGACGTTCACCGATTTCTGGTCCAACGATCTGACGAACTCTGCGGTCACGCCGCCGCTCGTTCACTTTGCTGTGCGCGATCGCTATCTCGATATGGTCGAGCGTGTTGCCGAAGAAGCGGCTACACGTCCCGGAGTCTTTGGTATCGAAATCTTCAATGAGCCGCACCCAGCTACCATCGAGAGCCGGGAATTCGAAGAAGAGATCCTGCCCAAATTTTATGAGGGTGCTACCGAGCGCATTCGCAGGCACTCTCAGCAAACCTTTGCACTCCTCGCACCGCAAAGTGACTGGAATGTCAATGTCGGTGGAAAAGAGCAGGAATCATATCTTCGCATGGCATCGAGGGACCATCGCGCCGTATTTGCCTATCATTATTATGATTCGCTACTGACTGGCTTCGGCGGCTATATCTTCCACGATTCCAAGCGGGATGAGTACGTTGCGGCGCAACGGGCAGGAGTGGCGAGTGCTCGGAGCAAGGGGATGGCGCCCTTCCTGACCGAGTTTGGTGCGAGGCAGAACTGGATGCGGCCCGTTGTGCGCCGCCAAATGAACTGGCAATACGAAGCGATCGAGCAAGCGCTCGTCAGCGCGACATATTGGAATGTGAATCTCTATAACACACCGGAAACGTTCGACGGATTTATGCGCGAGGATTTTTCGCTGCTGGGTGTGAACCAGGAGCCGCGCAATCTCGACATCGCGTGTCGGCCCTACGTCATGGCGGCGAGCGCGGAACCCGTGCATATGCAATTCAATATTCGCTCAAAGGAGTTTGAGCTTCTTCTCCGAGGTCGCCCGATGGCCGGCCCAACGGTGATTTACGTGCCGGTTGAGAAATTACATCCGTTGCAGCCCGTGCATTATCCGGGCGGTTTTGAGTTGGAATATAGTGGACGTCACTCCCAGTCAATGATTTTGAACGAGCTTTCGATTACCCTTGACCCGGAACTGGATATGCACAGAATCTTTATCCGGCCAAAATCTTAG
- a CDS encoding MTH1187 family thiamine-binding protein — protein sequence MLVDYTLVPLGSGTHLSSHISKIVDIIDASGLPYRLTPSGTCIEGEWDDIMNVLRDCQDEARKRSSHIMSFIQIEDEVGEHSKLTRNIASIEESLGRAVKHDLIEA from the coding sequence ATGTTAGTCGATTATACACTCGTACCATTGGGCTCAGGAACGCACCTGAGTTCTCACATTTCAAAGATCGTGGATATCATCGATGCCTCCGGTCTGCCATATCGCTTGACTCCGTCCGGAACGTGCATCGAAGGGGAATGGGATGATATCATGAACGTACTTCGTGACTGCCAGGATGAAGCACGGAAGCGATCATCGCATATCATGTCGTTTATTCAGATCGAGGACGAAGTCGGCGAGCACTCAAAGCTTACTCGCAATATCGCTTCGATCGAAGAGAGCCTGGGCCGCGCCGTAAAGCACGACTTAATAGAAGCATGA
- a CDS encoding phosphoribosyltransferase, with amino-acid sequence MFSRHRPALYHDRREAGRKLAQLLSAYKDRPDVIVLGLTRGGVPVAHEVSESLHAAFDALIVRKLGVPAQSELAMGAIASGNVTVLNDDIIADLNISIAEIERVRACEAKEISRREALYRNNRPFPVLKGKAVIVVDDGVATGSTMRAALRAVRLQKPARIIMAVPVASRQACDELRTDADEVICPNKPEPFFAVGIWYEEFSPVADREVREMLSEAIEAEPAAA; translated from the coding sequence ATGTTCTCTCGCCACAGACCTGCACTCTACCACGATCGCAGAGAGGCCGGACGCAAGCTCGCACAACTTCTATCCGCATACAAGGATCGGCCGGACGTAATTGTTCTGGGGTTGACGCGCGGTGGCGTGCCCGTTGCCCATGAGGTGAGCGAAAGTTTACATGCCGCATTCGACGCACTTATCGTTCGAAAACTGGGAGTACCGGCTCAGTCTGAACTTGCGATGGGCGCAATTGCATCAGGCAATGTGACTGTTTTGAACGATGATATCATTGCCGACCTCAATATCTCCATCGCGGAAATCGAACGTGTGCGAGCATGCGAAGCCAAAGAAATCTCGCGGCGTGAAGCCCTTTATCGCAATAATCGCCCCTTCCCCGTACTCAAAGGCAAAGCAGTCATCGTAGTTGATGATGGAGTTGCCACAGGCTCTACGATGCGGGCCGCACTGCGAGCGGTCCGCCTGCAAAAGCCGGCACGGATAATTATGGCAGTCCCCGTGGCATCCAGGCAAGCGTGCGATGAACTCCGAACGGACGCCGACGAAGTCATTTGCCCGAACAAACCTGAACCCTTCTTCGCCGTCGGGATCTGGTATGAGGAGTTCTCGCCGGTCGCCGATCGTGAAGTTCGCGAGATGCTCTCAGAAGCCATAGAGGCAGAACCCGCAGCAGCATAA
- a CDS encoding dienelactone hydrolase family protein, with translation MVIGATTHAGFLDLPAGLPKGIIIFAHGSGSSRLSKRNQFVAETLVNEGFATLLFDLLTEDEDQTYENRFDIPLLAARLTQTAKWVMQQDDLHDLPIGYFGASTGAAAALISAANNPEPIGAVVSRGGRPDLALESLPRVKAPTLLIVGGRDEPVIGMNQVALRALQCEKKLVTIPGATHLFEEPGTLEQVAGLAQDWFTSFLTRQISHMRAKTFIA, from the coding sequence ATGGTAATCGGTGCCACAACCCACGCCGGATTTCTCGATCTGCCGGCAGGCCTACCAAAGGGCATCATTATCTTCGCACATGGCAGTGGCAGCAGCCGATTGAGCAAACGCAATCAATTCGTTGCTGAGACTCTCGTAAATGAAGGCTTTGCGACGCTGCTCTTCGATCTGCTAACTGAGGATGAGGATCAAACGTACGAGAACCGCTTCGATATTCCGTTGCTCGCGGCACGTCTCACTCAAACAGCAAAGTGGGTGATGCAACAAGACGATCTGCACGATCTTCCGATCGGCTACTTTGGGGCAAGCACTGGTGCGGCGGCTGCACTTATTTCCGCCGCTAATAATCCGGAGCCCATCGGCGCGGTCGTCTCGCGTGGCGGTCGACCGGATCTCGCCCTCGAGAGCCTGCCGCGAGTGAAGGCACCAACGCTCCTCATCGTAGGCGGCAGGGACGAGCCGGTGATCGGGATGAATCAGGTCGCACTCCGGGCATTACAATGCGAGAAGAAACTCGTCACCATCCCCGGCGCGACACATCTCTTCGAAGAACCAGGGACCCTGGAACAAGTTGCGGGACTAGCGCAAGACTGGTTCACCTCTTTCTTAACCCGGCAAATCAGCCACATGAGGGCCAAAACTTTTATTGCATGA
- the hprK gene encoding HPr(Ser) kinase/phosphatase encodes MANEQRAGWRNTQPIQRESITVQRFYDAMKDRFRLTLVAGQEGLPNLITDKNLHRPGLALAGYVGLFTYHRIQVFGNTEIFYLRSLKLDERVKAFSTLASFAIPCIIVTGGNTIDRELLEICNQQKIPLFETPFETTKAVFLLGDYLEDQFNPQTVIHGAFVDVYGVGVLFVGRSGIGKSEVALDLIERGHRLVADDVVMVTQKGENILMGAGTDLVRHFMEIRGLGLINVREMFGIRAIRFQKRVEVVVELEEWRPDGEYTRTGLDEKTASILGVDLLHVKLPIITGKNITVIAEVIALNYLLKHYGYDASKEFASKLEQVLLQRGNQRLAGGDRVIPYFEHDFE; translated from the coding sequence ATGGCGAACGAGCAACGAGCAGGCTGGCGGAATACGCAGCCGATCCAGCGTGAATCAATTACAGTCCAGCGGTTCTACGACGCGATGAAGGACCGATTCCGGCTGACCCTGGTGGCCGGTCAGGAGGGACTGCCAAATCTTATCACCGATAAGAATCTGCATCGACCCGGTTTGGCCCTGGCCGGCTATGTCGGACTTTTTACTTATCATCGAATTCAGGTCTTCGGAAATACGGAGATCTTTTATCTGCGGAGTCTGAAACTCGACGAGCGAGTGAAGGCATTCTCGACACTTGCATCATTCGCAATCCCGTGCATCATTGTTACAGGTGGCAACACGATCGATCGCGAACTTCTCGAAATCTGTAACCAGCAAAAGATCCCGCTGTTCGAGACGCCGTTCGAGACAACAAAGGCCGTCTTCCTCCTGGGCGATTATCTGGAAGATCAATTCAACCCGCAGACAGTCATCCATGGCGCGTTCGTCGATGTCTACGGCGTCGGAGTCTTATTCGTGGGGCGGAGCGGGATCGGGAAATCCGAGGTCGCTCTCGATCTCATCGAGAGAGGACACCGGCTCGTCGCCGATGATGTCGTCATGGTCACTCAAAAAGGTGAGAACATCCTGATGGGAGCCGGGACCGATTTGGTCCGTCACTTCATGGAGATTCGAGGTCTCGGTTTGATCAATGTCCGAGAAATGTTTGGCATTCGTGCGATCCGATTCCAAAAGCGTGTCGAAGTCGTCGTCGAATTAGAAGAATGGCGCCCGGATGGTGAATATACCCGGACCGGTCTTGACGAAAAGACGGCGTCGATCTTAGGGGTCGACTTGCTACATGTGAAACTCCCGATCATTACCGGCAAGAACATCACGGTCATTGCCGAAGTCATCGCGTTGAATTACCTTTTGAAGCACTACGGCTACGACGCCAGCAAGGAGTTTGCGTCAAAGCTCGAGCAGGTATTATTGCAGCGAGGCAACCAGCGGCTTGCGGGCGGCGACAGAGTCATTCCTTATTTTGAGCACGATTTCGAGTAG
- a CDS encoding rhodanese-like domain-containing protein, with the protein MLSQVTMDELRRSLSGPRPPKLIDVREAEEFAKGHLKGAELIPLSDLAREIKNRLPNPQEPVVLYDDLGVRSHHAARLLRAMGYRNVKEAIGMI; encoded by the coding sequence ATGCTGTCACAAGTTACTATGGATGAGCTTCGGCGGTCGCTTTCCGGCCCACGCCCGCCAAAACTGATTGATGTTCGGGAGGCGGAAGAATTTGCCAAAGGCCACCTGAAAGGTGCGGAATTGATACCACTCTCCGATCTTGCCCGCGAAATCAAGAATCGACTGCCAAACCCTCAGGAGCCGGTCGTTCTCTATGATGATCTCGGTGTTCGATCGCATCATGCTGCACGTTTGCTCCGAGCAATGGGTTACCGGAATGTCAAAGAAGCGATTGGGATGATTTAG
- a CDS encoding DedA family protein, giving the protein MILTPDVFVSTGLLGWLPLAHPLLHSLGHPETAKLFDGVLTFLQGALERYGYIIVFMAIMIESMGVPFPGETMLLIAAAYAASSSELSIFGVIGSAAGGAILGDSLGYWIGREGGRKLIRKYGKFVGLTDDRYQKAQDYLKKHGGKAVFFGRFVSIARTWIAVLVGAHHFNYPQFLVYNVLGGIVWATLYGTIGYVFGTNLPLVEKWVSRAGITLTIIAAAVLVYLWYLRKKRKEAKELAEPTAIVDGSDESL; this is encoded by the coding sequence ATGATCCTCACTCCTGATGTATTTGTGAGCACTGGGCTGCTTGGTTGGCTTCCCCTCGCACATCCGCTTCTCCATTCGCTCGGACACCCAGAGACTGCGAAGCTCTTCGACGGCGTTTTGACCTTTCTTCAGGGCGCTCTCGAAAGGTACGGGTATATCATTGTGTTCATGGCCATCATGATCGAAAGCATGGGCGTGCCGTTCCCGGGCGAGACCATGCTGCTAATCGCTGCGGCCTATGCTGCGTCATCAAGCGAACTCTCCATTTTCGGCGTTATCGGCAGCGCTGCAGGTGGTGCGATCCTTGGCGATAGTCTTGGTTACTGGATTGGCCGCGAAGGTGGCCGCAAACTCATCCGCAAGTATGGTAAGTTCGTCGGACTGACCGATGATCGCTACCAAAAGGCACAGGATTACCTAAAAAAGCACGGTGGCAAAGCGGTATTTTTTGGCCGGTTCGTATCGATTGCCCGCACCTGGATTGCCGTGCTTGTGGGGGCACACCATTTCAACTATCCGCAATTTCTTGTTTATAATGTGCTCGGCGGAATCGTATGGGCGACACTTTATGGGACGATCGGCTATGTCTTCGGCACAAATTTGCCGCTCGTCGAGAAGTGGGTCAGCCGCGCCGGGATTACACTGACCATTATTGCTGCGGCGGTCCTCGTGTATCTGTGGTATCTTCGAAAGAAGCGCAAGGAAGCGAAGGAGTTGGCAGAGCCGACTGCGATAGTAGACGGCTCAGACGAATCACTGTGA
- a CDS encoding DUF354 domain-containing protein, producing the protein MSNTPRIWIDLENTPHVPFFMPIIRDLEHAGCNVVITARDFAQTRELIEKSRLRATFIGHEYGNTTLPKVMGILLRAIRLALHLKRVKPTLAVGHGSRGLVLAAKLMRVPSLTLYDYEGASVRLFNRLSTWVMTPEVIPFESLAALGLARSKHLTYPGLKEEIYACEFEPTTPSPIIDTERGMGQQWDFSKIVVTIRPPSHSAHYRSEESFKLFNDILSLLSNRSDVLSVLLPRTRKQRAELIEKWGTSETIIIPRAAVEGLDLLAASDLVIGGGGTVNREAAALGVPVVTIFKGPEGAVDRWLISERRMLEVKQAAEILPLVHKRERDSPSRYVSRKGLATIVNTILKLVEEHSEKLLKQSQ; encoded by the coding sequence ATGAGTAATACGCCAAGGATCTGGATCGACCTCGAGAACACACCACATGTGCCGTTCTTCATGCCGATCATTCGCGATCTCGAACATGCCGGCTGTAACGTCGTTATCACCGCCCGCGATTTTGCTCAAACCCGCGAGCTGATCGAGAAGTCACGCTTGCGAGCGACCTTCATTGGCCATGAATACGGCAATACAACTCTGCCGAAAGTCATGGGTATTCTCCTGCGCGCAATTCGACTTGCATTGCACCTGAAACGGGTGAAACCCACGCTTGCGGTCGGTCATGGATCTCGTGGCCTCGTCCTGGCCGCAAAGCTTATGCGTGTTCCTTCGCTGACGCTCTATGATTATGAGGGGGCTTCGGTGCGGTTATTCAATCGCCTCAGTACCTGGGTGATGACTCCGGAAGTCATACCGTTCGAATCTCTAGCCGCCCTTGGTCTCGCGCGTTCCAAACATTTAACCTATCCGGGTTTGAAAGAGGAGATATACGCGTGCGAATTCGAACCGACCACGCCAAGTCCAATCATAGATACCGAGAGGGGGATGGGCCAACAGTGGGACTTTTCCAAAATTGTCGTGACCATCCGACCGCCTTCACATTCTGCGCACTATCGTAGTGAGGAATCCTTTAAGTTGTTTAACGATATTCTGTCGCTGCTGTCCAACCGCAGTGACGTTCTGAGCGTGCTACTGCCACGCACTCGCAAGCAACGAGCCGAACTCATTGAAAAATGGGGGACATCCGAGACCATCATTATCCCCCGAGCGGCGGTTGAGGGTCTCGACCTGCTCGCTGCCTCTGATTTGGTCATCGGTGGAGGCGGCACAGTGAATCGTGAGGCTGCCGCGCTCGGGGTACCGGTTGTTACCATTTTCAAAGGACCTGAAGGTGCTGTCGATCGCTGGTTGATCTCTGAGCGCCGGATGCTCGAAGTGAAACAGGCTGCGGAAATTCTCCCACTCGTTCACAAACGAGAGAGGGATAGTCCGTCGCGCTATGTCTCGAGAAAAGGGCTGGCTACGATCGTCAATACAATCCTCAAACTTGTCGAAGAGCACTCGGAGAAGCTGCTGAAGCAATCACAGTGA